From a single Buchnera aphidicola (Aphis craccivora) genomic region:
- the rplT gene encoding 50S ribosomal protein L20, producing the protein MARVKRGVTAHARHKKVLKQAKGYYGARSRIYRVACQAVVKAGQYAYRDRRQRKRQFRQLWITRINAAVRQSKISYSKFIYGLKKASINIDRKILSDIAIFDIHGFNILIERAKKALLIT; encoded by the coding sequence ATGGCTCGTGTAAAACGCGGTGTGACTGCTCATGCTCGTCATAAAAAAGTTTTAAAACAAGCAAAAGGTTATTATGGAGCTCGTTCTCGTATTTATAGAGTAGCATGTCAAGCAGTAGTAAAAGCTGGTCAATATGCTTATCGTGATAGGCGCCAAAGAAAAAGGCAATTTCGTCAGTTATGGATTACAAGAATAAATGCTGCAGTTCGTCAGAGTAAAATTTCTTATAGTAAGTTTATATACGGATTAAAAAAAGCTTCAATTAACATTGATCGTAAAATATTATCTGATATTGCAATATTTGATATACATGGATTTAATATTTTAATTGAAAGAGCAAAAAAAGCTTTACTTATAACATAA
- the pheT gene encoding phenylalanine--tRNA ligase subunit beta, producing the protein MKFSEKWLREWVNPKIESIILSEQIINSGIEIESIEKFSPLFKGVVVGKIISCITHPTLNNLKIVKVDVGKKNLLNILCKASNCCNKMKVAVAMTGSVLANSIKINLKQFQNQKSEGMLCSFSELGLFDSNDNKIIEFPKTTPIGINVNDYFLLEDNLIKVNVTPNRPDGLSIIGIARNIAAINNINITPLKEKNNLVTIQNKFPIYVDSEKKDVNFFGRVIANVNIDVQTPFWMKKKLFMSDMLSENIIINIINYVLIEIGQPLNVLNADIIDTFIQIKKTNEKNILYLKKDLKIILNKNILVFSDKSKILFIPGNLNSHCLEINKNTKNIFLISYSVDQESLFNINKIIGPNNILNYHNYGIDFSLQKYAIEYATDLILKICSGNAGEITSYTNNACLKYRNKIQLYYKNIKKIAGFFIDSKILLNILLRLEYQIEDKKKYWNVTPPTWRFDILIEEDVIGDILRIYGYNNIPLTPLKESFNFYNQNDDYKKDDILNQSATLLINRGYHEVITYSFIDPILQNHIFSKNDKELFISNPISKDLSCMRISLWPGLLKTLLYNKNRKQDSVRLFEKGLCFSMDDHKTLGVNQTMFLAGIISGFNGKENWFSKRRKVDFYDLKGDLESILELMCGSSSYEIKNKKVLGLHPNQSAQIFLNDNIIGNFGKIDPSLERKLDIDHNTFLFELLIDKIFDLKVFKDFKFKEYSKFPSSRRDISILISENISYSDIIKVCKNCFSDKKVDINLFDIYSCKEFSSKKSLAISFTFQDSKKTLKENEINLMLDYCIRTLINTFQIVLRK; encoded by the coding sequence ATGAAATTTAGTGAAAAATGGTTGCGTGAATGGGTTAACCCTAAAATAGAAAGCATTATTTTAAGTGAGCAGATTATCAATTCTGGAATAGAAATTGAATCTATTGAAAAATTTTCTCCTTTATTTAAAGGTGTAGTAGTTGGAAAAATAATTTCTTGTATTACACATCCTACATTAAATAATCTAAAAATAGTTAAAGTTGATGTCGGAAAAAAAAATTTATTAAATATTTTATGTAAAGCTTCTAATTGTTGTAATAAAATGAAAGTTGCGGTGGCTATGACGGGAAGTGTATTAGCTAATAGTATAAAAATCAATTTAAAACAGTTTCAGAATCAAAAATCTGAAGGTATGCTATGTTCTTTTTCGGAGTTAGGTTTGTTTGATTCAAACGACAATAAAATTATTGAATTTCCTAAAACCACTCCAATAGGGATTAATGTTAATGATTATTTTTTGCTAGAAGATAATCTTATAAAAGTAAATGTTACTCCTAATCGACCAGATGGATTGAGTATTATAGGGATCGCTCGTAATATAGCAGCCATAAATAATATAAATATAACTCCATTAAAAGAAAAAAATAATCTTGTTACTATTCAAAACAAATTTCCAATTTATGTTGACTCAGAAAAAAAAGATGTTAATTTTTTTGGAAGAGTAATTGCAAATGTAAACATTGATGTACAAACTCCATTTTGGATGAAAAAAAAATTATTCATGTCTGATATGTTATCAGAAAATATAATAATAAATATTATTAATTATGTTTTAATTGAAATTGGTCAGCCTTTAAATGTACTAAATGCAGATATAATAGATACTTTTATTCAAATTAAAAAAACTAATGAAAAAAATATTTTGTATTTAAAAAAAGATCTTAAAATAATATTAAATAAAAATATATTAGTTTTTTCTGATAAATCAAAGATATTATTTATCCCTGGTAACTTAAATTCTCATTGCTTAGAAATAAATAAAAATACTAAAAATATATTTTTAATTTCATATTCAGTAGATCAAGAATCTCTGTTTAATATTAATAAAATTATTGGCCCTAATAATATTCTTAATTACCATAATTACGGTATTGATTTTTCGCTTCAAAAATACGCAATAGAATATGCAACAGATTTAATCTTAAAAATATGCAGTGGAAATGCAGGAGAAATTACTTCTTATACAAATAATGCTTGTTTAAAATATAGAAATAAAATTCAATTATATTATAAAAATATTAAAAAAATAGCTGGTTTTTTTATTGATTCTAAAATTTTATTAAATATTCTATTACGTCTTGAATATCAGATAGAAGATAAAAAGAAATATTGGAATGTCACCCCTCCTACTTGGAGATTTGATATATTAATAGAAGAAGATGTAATAGGTGATATACTTCGTATATATGGTTATAATAATATTCCATTAACCCCATTAAAAGAAAGCTTTAATTTTTACAATCAAAATGATGATTACAAAAAAGATGATATATTAAATCAATCAGCAACTTTACTTATAAATAGAGGATATCATGAAGTAATTACTTATTCATTTATTGATCCAATTTTACAGAATCATATTTTTTCAAAAAATGATAAAGAATTATTTATTTCTAATCCTATTTCTAAAGATCTTTCGTGTATGCGTATATCATTATGGCCAGGCCTTCTTAAAACTCTTTTGTATAATAAAAATCGAAAACAAGATAGTGTTCGTTTGTTTGAAAAAGGTTTATGCTTTTCAATGGATGATCACAAAACTCTTGGAGTAAATCAAACAATGTTTTTAGCAGGTATAATTAGTGGTTTTAATGGTAAAGAAAACTGGTTTTCTAAAAGAAGAAAAGTAGATTTTTATGATTTAAAAGGCGATTTAGAGTCTATATTGGAATTAATGTGTGGCTCAAGTAGTTATGAAATAAAAAATAAAAAAGTATTAGGTTTACATCCAAATCAAAGTGCGCAAATTTTTTTAAATGATAACATTATTGGTAATTTTGGTAAAATAGATCCGAGCTTAGAAAGAAAACTAGATATAGATCATAATACGTTTTTATTTGAATTATTAATTGATAAAATTTTTGATTTAAAAGTTTTTAAAGATTTTAAATTCAAAGAGTATTCTAAGTTTCCAAGTAGTCGTCGTGATATTTCAATATTAATATCAGAAAATATTTCATATTCCGATATTATAAAAGTATGTAAAAATTGTTTTTCAGATAAAAAAGTAGATATTAATCTATTTGATATTTATTCATGTAAAGAATTTTCTAGTAAAAAAAGTTTAGCGATTAGTTTTACTTTTCAAGATTCAAAAAAAACTTTAAAAGAAAATGAAATCAATTTAATGCTCGATTATTGCATTAGAACATTAATAAATACATTTCAAATTGTTTTAAGGAAATAA
- a CDS encoding integration host factor subunit alpha, translating into MVLTKSEISENLFEKLKLTKRDSKACVEFFFEEVRKSLEKGENVKLSGFGSFQLKDKKERPGRNPKTGEKVVISKRRVVTFKAGQKLKNRIENCFIKVKN; encoded by the coding sequence ATGGTACTAACAAAATCTGAAATTTCAGAAAATTTATTTGAAAAATTAAAATTAACTAAACGTGATTCAAAAGCATGCGTAGAGTTTTTTTTTGAAGAAGTAAGAAAATCTTTAGAAAAAGGAGAAAATGTTAAATTATCTGGATTTGGAAGTTTTCAATTAAAAGACAAAAAAGAACGTCCAGGTAGAAATCCAAAAACAGGAGAAAAAGTAGTTATTTCCAAAAGACGAGTTGTTACTTTTAAAGCTGGTCAAAAATTAAAAAATCGTATTGAAAATTGTTTTATAAAAGTTAAAAATTAA
- the tgt gene encoding tRNA guanosine(34) transglycosylase Tgt, translating into MKFQVISQDKKARYGVFYFNKKPIETPIFMPVGTYGTVKTLTPEEIQNTGSKIILANALHLHLRPGQDVIKLHDSLHHFMNWNGPILTDSGGFQIFSLSKFCKSNEEGVIFKNHINGKSFFLTPELSIEIQLNLGSNIIMVFDECISYTTDWEKTKNAMEKSLNWSKKCRIYFDLNKKNNHLLFGIIHGGIYPILRERSLSELIKMNFDGYALGGLAVGESKSEMYNILDHILPQTPTNKPRYLMGVGKPEDLVESVYRGIDMFDCVLPTRNARNGHLFVTNGIIKIRNKKYKRDLSALDKTCLCYTCKNYSRSYLHHLDSCNEILGARLNTIHNLHYYQTLMSNIRHAIKEKRFDDFMLKFYNQKK; encoded by the coding sequence ATGAAATTTCAAGTTATTAGTCAAGATAAAAAAGCAAGATATGGAGTTTTTTATTTTAACAAAAAACCTATAGAAACTCCTATTTTTATGCCTGTAGGTACATATGGAACAGTAAAAACTCTTACTCCTGAAGAAATTCAAAATACTGGAAGTAAAATAATTTTAGCTAATGCATTACATTTACATTTAAGACCAGGACAAGATGTAATTAAATTACATGATAGTTTACACCATTTTATGAATTGGAATGGACCTATTCTTACAGATTCTGGTGGTTTTCAAATCTTTAGTCTTTCAAAATTTTGTAAATCTAATGAAGAAGGAGTGATTTTTAAAAATCATATTAATGGTAAAAGTTTTTTTCTAACACCTGAGCTTTCAATAGAAATTCAATTAAATTTAGGTTCGAATATTATTATGGTTTTCGATGAGTGTATTTCATATACTACAGATTGGGAAAAAACAAAAAATGCTATGGAAAAATCATTGAATTGGTCTAAAAAATGTCGTATATATTTTGATTTGAATAAAAAAAATAATCATCTTTTATTTGGTATTATTCATGGCGGCATATATCCAATTTTACGAGAGAGATCTTTAAGTGAATTAATTAAAATGAATTTTGATGGATATGCTTTAGGTGGATTAGCAGTTGGAGAGTCTAAATCTGAAATGTACAATATACTGGATCATATTCTTCCGCAAACACCGACAAATAAACCGAGATATTTGATGGGAGTAGGAAAACCAGAAGATTTAGTAGAAAGTGTATATCGTGGTATCGATATGTTTGATTGTGTTCTTCCTACAAGAAATGCAAGAAATGGACATTTATTTGTAACTAATGGTATAATAAAAATTAGAAATAAAAAATATAAAAGAGATTTATCTGCATTAGATAAAACATGTCTTTGTTATACATGTAAAAATTATAGTCGATCATATTTGCATCATTTAGATTCTTGTAATGAAATTTTAGGAGCTCGTTTAAACACTATACATAATTTACATTATTATCAAACATTAATGTCTAATATAAGACACGCAATTAAAGAAAAAAGATTTGATGATTTTATGCTAAAATTTTATAATCAAAAAAAATAA
- the rpmI gene encoding 50S ribosomal protein L35: MPKIKTLKSAAKRFKQTASGKFKRKQANLRHILTKKTTSKKRHLRPKILVSKGDINKVKLFLPYV, translated from the coding sequence ATGCCAAAAATTAAAACTTTAAAAAGTGCAGCAAAACGTTTTAAACAAACTGCATCTGGTAAATTTAAACGTAAACAAGCAAACTTACGTCATATTTTGACGAAAAAAACAACAAGTAAAAAACGTCATCTTCGTCCTAAGATTTTAGTATCGAAAGGAGATATAAATAAAGTTAAATTATTTTTACCTTATGTATAA
- the thrS gene encoding threonine--tRNA ligase: protein MPVIKFYDGSKEIYEHSISLKEILKHKYPNIIQSFIAISINGNFANLNTLITEDSSIQCISKKDLYALNIIRCSCMQLLNYSIKTIWPLCKIADSKVTSDGFYCDIDMEKRILEKDLVLIEKEMKVLLKKKYNILNKKVSFNDALREFKKQSETYKVDLIKNNFLENDVISLYYHENYIDFDIGMQVFNIKFCKYFKLQKIGGVYWKGNKKNKMLQRIYATAWLNQEELDKHLIYISEVKKRDHRKINKYLKLYHIQDESPGMIFWHNNGWIIFNELENFVREKLKEYEYKEVKTPLLIDKSIWGKSGHWDNYKDAIFTTSSENREYCIKPMNCPGHVQIFNIGLKSYRDLPIRMAEFGSCHRNESSGSLHGLMRVRNFTQDDAHIFCTQSQIHSEINNCIKMIYDLYSIFNFKKILIKFSTRPKKRIGDDIIWDKAEKDLSNALIKNNLKFEYQLGEGAFYGPKIEFILQDSLNRNWQCGTIQLDFYLPLRLNSFYINEHNKKSIPIIIHRAILGSIERFIGILIEECSGKLPTWLSPVQVVVIGIKNIYSVYINKIVKKFNFLKIRVESDLRNEKIGLKIREHTLRQIPYILICGEKEVQTNTVSIRSRNGNNLGIIDVDLFIKKLQKEIFTRSFFQMEE, encoded by the coding sequence ATGCCTGTAATAAAATTTTATGATGGGAGTAAAGAAATTTACGAGCATTCTATTTCATTAAAAGAAATTTTAAAACATAAATATCCTAATATAATTCAATCTTTCATTGCTATTTCTATAAATGGAAATTTTGCTAATTTAAATACTTTGATTACAGAAGATTCTTCTATCCAATGTATTAGTAAAAAAGATCTTTATGCATTAAATATTATTCGATGTTCATGCATGCAACTTTTAAATTATTCGATTAAAACAATATGGCCACTATGTAAAATTGCAGATAGCAAAGTTACAAGTGATGGCTTTTATTGCGACATAGATATGGAAAAGAGAATTTTAGAAAAAGATCTTGTTTTAATAGAAAAAGAAATGAAAGTTCTTTTGAAAAAAAAATATAATATTTTAAATAAAAAAGTTTCTTTTAATGATGCTTTAAGAGAATTTAAAAAACAATCAGAGACGTATAAAGTTGATTTAATTAAAAATAATTTTCTAGAAAATGATGTAATTTCTTTATATTATCACGAAAATTATATAGATTTTGATATTGGAATGCAGGTTTTTAATATAAAGTTTTGTAAATATTTTAAATTGCAAAAAATTGGAGGAGTTTATTGGAAAGGTAATAAAAAAAATAAAATGTTACAACGTATTTATGCAACTGCTTGGTTAAATCAAGAAGAATTAGATAAACATTTAATTTATATTAGTGAAGTAAAAAAAAGAGATCATAGAAAAATTAATAAATATTTAAAATTATATCATATTCAAGACGAATCTCCTGGAATGATTTTTTGGCATAATAATGGGTGGATTATTTTTAATGAATTAGAAAATTTTGTTCGAGAAAAATTAAAAGAATATGAATACAAAGAAGTAAAAACGCCTTTATTAATAGATAAATCAATATGGGGAAAAAGCGGTCATTGGGACAACTATAAAGATGCTATTTTTACTACTTCTTCAGAAAATAGAGAATATTGTATCAAACCTATGAATTGTCCTGGACATGTTCAAATTTTTAACATTGGATTAAAATCTTATCGAGATTTACCTATTCGTATGGCGGAGTTTGGAAGTTGTCATAGAAATGAATCTTCAGGATCTTTGCATGGTCTTATGAGAGTGCGTAATTTTACTCAAGATGATGCTCATATATTTTGTACTCAATCACAAATACATTCTGAAATAAATAATTGCATTAAAATGATATATGATTTATATAGCATATTTAATTTTAAAAAAATTTTAATAAAATTTTCAACTCGACCAAAGAAACGTATTGGTGATGATATAATTTGGGATAAAGCAGAAAAAGATTTATCTAATGCATTAATAAAAAATAATTTGAAATTTGAATATCAATTAGGAGAAGGTGCTTTTTACGGTCCTAAAATTGAATTTATTTTACAAGATTCTTTAAATAGAAATTGGCAATGTGGAACAATTCAGTTAGATTTTTATTTGCCACTTCGTTTAAATTCATTTTATATTAATGAACATAATAAAAAAAGTATTCCTATAATCATTCATCGAGCTATATTAGGTTCAATTGAGCGTTTTATTGGAATATTGATAGAAGAGTGTTCTGGTAAATTACCAACATGGCTATCTCCAGTGCAAGTTGTAGTAATTGGTATTAAAAACATTTATTCTGTTTATATAAATAAAATAGTTAAAAAATTTAATTTTTTAAAAATTCGTGTTGAATCAGATTTAAGAAACGAAAAAATAGGTCTTAAAATTCGTGAACATACTTTACGTCAGATTCCATATATATTGATTTGTGGCGAAAAAGAAGTTCAAACTAACACAGTTTCTATTAGAAGTAGAAATGGAAATAATCTTGGGATCATAGATGTTGATTTATTTATTAAAAAACTACAAAAAGAAATATTTACTCGTAGTTTTTTTCAAATGGAGGAATAA
- the pheS gene encoding phenylalanine--tRNA ligase subunit alpha, with protein MLMLKKLWHIIKNEIKNSHNIEILDQIKVKYLGKNGIFNNYMKNLKSFSFEEKKKYGVIINTIKKKTISKINEKKTELNESILKKRIQKEKIDVSLPGRCIQNGSIHPINHSINFIQNFFNKLGFRSVNGLEIEDEYHNFDALNIPKNHPARDNHDTFWLDENRLLRTQTSTMQIRIMKSEKPPMRFIFPGKVYRNDYDSTHTPMFHQVEGLIVDKNINFSHLKWIIYNFIYSFFNKKVSLRFRPSYFPFTTPSSEVDIMSDSKKWLEILGCGMVHPLVLKNVNIDSNIYSACAFGLGVERITMLRYGISDIRSFFENDLRFIKQFKYI; from the coding sequence ATGTTAATGTTAAAAAAATTATGGCATATAATTAAAAATGAAATTAAAAATTCTCATAACATAGAAATATTAGATCAAATAAAAGTTAAATATTTAGGAAAAAATGGAATTTTTAATAATTATATGAAAAACTTAAAAAGTTTTTCTTTTGAAGAGAAAAAAAAATACGGTGTTATTATTAATACAATTAAAAAAAAAACAATATCTAAAATTAATGAAAAAAAAACTGAATTAAACGAATCTATTCTAAAAAAACGTATTCAGAAAGAAAAAATTGATGTATCTTTACCGGGTCGATGTATTCAAAATGGCTCTATTCATCCTATAAATCATAGTATTAATTTTATACAAAATTTTTTTAATAAACTAGGTTTTCGATCAGTTAATGGTTTAGAAATAGAAGATGAATATCATAATTTTGATGCATTGAATATACCTAAAAATCATCCTGCACGCGATAATCATGATACTTTTTGGTTAGATGAAAATCGATTGTTAAGAACTCAGACTTCTACTATGCAAATTCGTATTATGAAATCAGAAAAACCTCCAATGAGATTTATTTTTCCTGGAAAAGTTTATCGAAATGATTATGATTCTACACATACACCTATGTTTCATCAAGTAGAAGGGTTAATAGTTGATAAAAATATTAATTTTTCTCATTTAAAATGGATTATATATAATTTTATATATAGTTTTTTTAATAAAAAAGTTTCTCTTAGATTTCGTCCTTCTTATTTTCCTTTTACCACCCCTTCATCTGAAGTTGATATTATGTCTGATTCTAAAAAATGGTTAGAAATTTTAGGTTGTGGAATGGTTCATCCATTAGTTTTAAAAAATGTTAACATTGATTCAAACATTTATTCTGCTTGTGCATTTGGGTTAGGAGTAGAACGAATTACTATGTTACGTTATGGAATTTCTGATATTCGATCTTTTTTTGAGAATGATTTAAGGTTTATAAAACAATTCAAATATATTTAG
- the queA gene encoding tRNA preQ1(34) S-adenosylmethionine ribosyltransferase-isomerase QueA, which translates to MNLSNFSFEIPKSLIAFYPSWVRSQCRLMIINGYTGQITHKFFFDIINEINSSDLVIFNNTEVIPARLSGFKESGGKVEVLLEKVLNNNNILAYLKSSNPVKINSNLFFGKYNEIKGSIISYRKPFYEIKFNNSEISSIHIFNKIGHIPLPPYIKRKNIKLDQHLYQTIYKKNLGSIAAPTAGLHFDLPLLRALFKKKVNIDFVTLHIGSGTFQPIRTIEIEKHVMHSEWVSVSSDLINKIKICKKNGGRVIAVGTTTLRALESAYNSTSWNNSENYSNNTNIFIYPGYKHKVVDALITNFHFPESTLIMLVSSFLGYRNTINAYFEAIKKKYRFFSYGDAMYITYNKLAPYEKIKSKKF; encoded by the coding sequence ATGAATCTTAGTAATTTTTCTTTTGAGATACCAAAGTCATTGATAGCTTTTTATCCTTCTTGGGTACGTAGTCAATGTCGTTTGATGATAATTAATGGTTATACAGGTCAAATAACTCATAAATTTTTTTTTGATATTATAAATGAAATTAATTCTAGTGATTTAGTTATTTTTAATAATACGGAAGTTATTCCTGCTCGTTTATCTGGTTTTAAAGAAAGCGGAGGAAAAGTTGAGGTTTTACTTGAAAAAGTATTAAACAATAATAATATACTTGCATATCTTAAATCATCAAATCCAGTGAAAATTAATTCTAATCTTTTTTTTGGAAAATATAATGAAATTAAAGGCTCTATAATTAGTTATAGAAAACCATTTTATGAAATTAAATTTAATAATAGTGAGATTTCATCTATTCATATTTTTAATAAAATTGGACATATACCTTTACCACCTTATATTAAAAGAAAAAACATAAAATTAGATCAACATCTATACCAAACTATATATAAAAAAAATTTAGGTTCGATAGCAGCGCCAACTGCAGGTTTGCATTTTGATTTACCGTTATTACGTGCTCTTTTTAAAAAAAAGGTAAATATAGATTTTGTAACATTACATATAGGTAGTGGTACATTTCAACCTATTAGAACTATAGAAATAGAAAAACATGTTATGCATTCTGAATGGGTTAGTGTTTCTTCAGATTTAATTAATAAAATTAAAATATGTAAAAAAAATGGAGGTCGTGTAATAGCTGTTGGAACTACTACATTACGCGCTTTGGAAAGTGCGTACAATTCAACTTCATGGAATAATTCAGAAAATTATTCAAATAATACTAATATCTTTATATATCCTGGTTACAAACATAAAGTTGTTGATGCATTAATTACTAATTTTCATTTTCCTGAATCAACGTTAATTATGTTGGTCTCTTCTTTTTTAGGTTATCGTAACACTATTAATGCTTATTTTGAAGCAATTAAGAAAAAATATCGATTTTTTAGTTATGGAGATGCGATGTACATTACATATAATAAATTAGCTCCTTATGAAAAAATAAAAAGCAAAAAATTCTGA
- the infC gene encoding translation initiation factor IF-3, whose product MKVGKRTQLIRPNRINNEIRATKVRLTGVDGDQIGIVNLREALEKSEELGLDLVEISPNAEPPVCRIMDYGKFLYEKSKSSKEQKKKQKVVQVKEIKFRPGTDEGDYQVKLRNLIRFLEDGDKVKITLRFRGREMAHQKIGVNVLNRVKNDLIELANVESFPSKIEGRQMIMVLAPKKK is encoded by the coding sequence ATTAAAGTCGGAAAAAGAACTCAATTGATAAGACCAAATCGTATTAATAACGAAATTCGCGCAACTAAAGTTCGTCTTACAGGGGTTGATGGCGATCAAATTGGCATAGTTAATTTACGTGAAGCTTTAGAAAAATCTGAAGAATTAGGATTAGATTTAGTAGAAATTAGCCCTAATGCAGAGCCACCAGTTTGTCGTATTATGGATTATGGTAAATTTCTTTATGAAAAAAGTAAATCTTCTAAAGAACAGAAAAAAAAACAAAAAGTTGTTCAAGTAAAAGAAATTAAATTTCGACCTGGAACTGACGAAGGAGACTACCAAGTTAAATTGCGAAACTTAATTCGTTTTTTAGAAGATGGTGATAAAGTTAAAATTACCTTGCGATTTAGAGGTCGAGAAATGGCGCATCAAAAAATAGGTGTAAATGTATTGAATAGAGTAAAAAACGATTTAATTGAGTTAGCAAATGTTGAATCGTTTCCATCTAAAATTGAAGGTCGTCAAATGATAATGGTTTTAGCGCCGAAAAAAAAATAG
- the yajC gene encoding preprotein translocase subunit YajC, with amino-acid sequence MNFLIENAYATLSQPTENNSYSLVVMLVIFLLIFYFMLFRPQQKKEKERKNLMKLISLGDEVMTNSGFLGRVKNITENGYILLELNNTNEVFIKKDFIISLLPKNTLESLKKVNNKNS; translated from the coding sequence ATGAATTTTTTAATTGAAAATGCATATGCTACATTGAGTCAACCAACAGAAAATAATTCTTACTCTTTAGTCGTTATGCTTGTAATCTTTTTATTAATTTTTTATTTTATGCTTTTTCGTCCTCAACAAAAAAAAGAAAAAGAACGAAAAAATCTTATGAAATTGATTTCTTTAGGTGATGAAGTAATGACTAATAGTGGTTTTTTAGGTCGCGTAAAAAACATTACAGAAAATGGATATATTTTATTAGAACTCAATAATACAAATGAAGTTTTTATAAAAAAAGATTTTATAATTTCATTGCTTCCTAAAAATACTTTAGAATCTTTAAAAAAAGTAAATAATAAAAACTCTTAA
- a CDS encoding 3-deoxy-7-phosphoheptulonate synthase: MKKTDELRTIRIDSLITPSELAKKYVITSEIMDNVIITRQNIARIMTGEDLRLLVVIGPCSVHDPIAAVEYAHRLYELRKQYKDRLEIIMRTYFEKPRTVVGWKGLISDPDLDGSFKVNHGLSVARKLLLDINTLGMPAATEFLDIVVGQFIADLISWGAIGARTTESQIHREMASALSCPVGFKNGTDGNIRIAIDAIRAAKARHLFFAPNKDGQMTINHTSGNPYGHIIMRGGRTPNYHAKDVELAIKDLREFNLTEHLMIDFSHGNCLKEHIRQKNVAISVAKQIALGSKNIFGVMIESFLKEGFQKVSKNKPLIYGQSITDACLNWEDSVLIIKQLADAVDTRF; the protein is encoded by the coding sequence ATGAAAAAAACAGATGAACTACGTACAATACGAATTGATTCATTAATAACTCCTTCTGAATTAGCAAAAAAATATGTTATCACTTCAGAGATTATGGATAATGTTATTATAACAAGACAAAATATTGCTCGTATTATGACTGGTGAAGATTTACGTTTGCTTGTTGTAATAGGTCCATGCTCTGTTCATGATCCTATAGCTGCAGTTGAATATGCTCATCGATTATACGAATTACGTAAACAATATAAAGATCGTCTTGAAATTATAATGCGTACATATTTTGAAAAACCAAGAACCGTAGTAGGTTGGAAAGGTTTAATTTCAGATCCAGATTTAGATGGTAGTTTTAAAGTAAATCATGGACTTTCTGTTGCTCGTAAATTGTTATTAGATATTAATACATTAGGAATGCCTGCTGCAACAGAATTTTTAGATATAGTAGTAGGTCAATTTATTGCAGATTTAATTAGTTGGGGAGCTATTGGAGCTAGAACAACTGAAAGCCAAATTCACAGAGAAATGGCTTCTGCACTTTCATGTCCAGTAGGATTTAAGAATGGAACTGATGGAAATATACGTATTGCAATTGATGCTATTAGAGCTGCAAAAGCTCGTCATTTATTCTTTGCCCCAAATAAAGATGGACAAATGACTATCAATCATACTAGTGGAAATCCATATGGACATATTATTATGAGAGGTGGTCGAACTCCCAATTATCATGCTAAAGATGTTGAATTGGCAATAAAAGATTTACGTGAATTTAATTTAACTGAACACTTAATGATTGATTTTAGTCATGGTAATTGTTTAAAAGAACATATTCGTCAAAAAAATGTTGCTATATCTGTTGCAAAACAAATTGCTTTAGGATCAAAAAATATATTTGGAGTAATGATTGAAAGTTTTTTAAAAGAAGGTTTTCAAAAAGTTTCAAAAAACAAACCGTTAATATATGGACAATCAATTACTGATGCGTGTTTAAATTGGGAAGATAGTGTTCTAATTATTAAACAATTAGCAGATGCAGTAGATACTCGTTTTTAG